A stretch of the Lolium perenne isolate Kyuss_39 chromosome 3, Kyuss_2.0, whole genome shotgun sequence genome encodes the following:
- the LOC127339640 gene encoding uncharacterized protein — protein sequence MVKLARALDFPRSEVYYDVMEKINFKITYTLRAKRVERWIRAVKRDFLDAAEIKVVGLDCEFTDPRKGNQRAAILQLSVAQHTPAYKIIIPSAINLQQILQNPFPKKNTPSLYDLANHYIGTGLEQKKKFNYKKNKPPNTPKELEEKALIFGWSDFPLSHKHKQLQYAALDARLGFELSRGHFRALGYNSQLDRLGLNIYE from the exons ATGGTCAAGCTTGCGCGCGCCCTCGACTTCCCTCGATCTGAAGTCTACTACGATGTCATGGAGAAGATAAATTTCAAGATCACGTACACCCTCCGTGCGAAGAGGGTGGAGAGGTGGATCCGCGCCGTCAAGAGGGATTTCCTCGACGCCGCGGAAATCAAG GTCGTGGGCTTGGACTGCGAGTTCACCGACCCTCGCAAGGGTAACCAACGCGCCGCCATCCTGCAACTCTCCGTCGCGCAACATACTCCG GCCTACAAAATTATAATTCCATCTGCGATCAACCTCCAGCAGATCCTCCAGAACCCCTTCCCAAAAAAGAATACTCCGAGTTTATATGATTTGGCAAATCATTATATTGGGACGGGTCTCGAGCAGAAGAAAAAGTTTAATTATAAGAAGAACAAGCCACCGAACACCCCCAAAGAATTAGAAGAAAAGGCACTGATTTTTGGATGGAGCGATTTTCCCTTGAGCCATAAGCATAAACAACTGCAGTATGCCGCTCTCGACGCTCGCCTCGGCTTCGAGCTGAGTCGGGGGCATTTCCGGGCACTTGGCTACAATAGCCAGCTGGATCGCCTCGGACTTAATATTTATGAGTAG
- the LOC127342506 gene encoding protein argonaute 4A, translating into MESQDDLPPPPPLPPSVEPIRAEEAGDLPPPPPLPPSVEPIRAEEAKKLAKPKRALIARPGYGKRGNPINLVTNHFKVSLKTTDEFFHHYYVNLKYEDDRPVDGKGVGRKVIDKLQQTYASELAHKDFAYDGEKSLFTIGALPQVNNEFVVVLEDISSGKTAANGSPGNGSPPGSDRKRVKRPYQTKTFKVELSFAAKIPMSAIAMALKGQESEHTQEAIRVIDIILRQHSAKQGCLLVRQSFFHNNPSNFVDLGGGVMGCRGFHSSFRATQSGLSLNIDVSTTMIVKPGPVVDFLLANQKVDHPNRIDWGKAKRALKNLRIKTSPANTEYKIVGLSDRNCHEQMFSLKQRNGGSGDPEAIEISVYDYFVKNRGIDLRYSGDFPCINVGKPNRPTYFPIELCSLVPLQRYTKSLSTLQRSSLVEKSRQKPLERMSVLTDVLKRSSYDTEPMLSACGISIAQGFTQVAGRVLQPPKLKAGNGEDIFTRNGRWNFNNKRLIRACHVDRWAVVNFSARCNCKDLVRDLIKCGAAKGIKVDEPFAVFEENGQVRRSPAPRRVDDMFEQVKTKLPGAPRFLLCVLAERKNSDVYGPWKRKCLAEFGIVTQCVAPTRVNDQYLTNVLLKINAKLGGMNSLLQIETSPAIPLVSKVPTIILGMDVSHGSPGQSDIPSIAAVVSSREWPLVSKYRASVRSQSPKLEMIDSLFKPQGKEDDGLIKECLVDFYTSSGKRKPEQIIIFRDGVSESQFNQVLNIELDQIIEACKFLDETWNPKFTLIVAQKNHHTKFFMPGAPDNVPPGTVVDNAVCHPRNYDFYMCAHAGMIGTTRPTHYHILHDEIHFTADDLQDLVHSLSYVYQRSTTAISVVSPICYAHLAAAQVAQFIKFDEMSETSSSQGGTHTSAGSAPVQELPRLHEKVKSSMFFC; encoded by the exons ATGGAATCACAAGATGACTTGCCGCCACCACCACCCCTACCGCCAAGTGTGGAGCCTATCAGAGCTGAGGAGGCTGGTGacttgccaccaccaccacccctacCGCCAAGTGTGGAGCCTATCAGAGCTGAGGAAGCAAAGAAATTGGCGAAGCCAAAGAGAGCCCTGATTGCTCGTCCTGGTTATGGCAAGAGAGGAAACCCGATTAACCTTGTTACAAACCATTTTAAAGTTTCCTTGAAGACCACTGATGAGTTCTTCCATCATTATTAT GTGAATCTGAAGTATGAAGACGATCGCCCAGTGGATGGAAAAGGCGTTGGAAGGAAGGTGATCGACAAACTCCAGCAGACCTATGCGTCTGAGCTTGCTCATAAAGACTTCGCCTATGATGGTGAAAAAAGTCTTTTCACCATTGGTGCTCTTCCGCAAGTTAACAATGAGTTTGTTGTTGTTCTGGAAGACATTTCAAGTGGAAA GACTGCTGCAAATGGAAGCCCAGGAAATGGGAGTCCTCCTGGAAGCGACAGGAAACGAGTCAAGAGGCCATATCAAACTAAAACCTTTAAAGTTGAGCTGTCCTTTGCAGCTAAAATTCCTATGAGCGCCATTGCAATGGCACTGAAAGGTCAGGAATCAGAGCACACCCAGGAAGCAATTCGGGTTATTGATATCATTTTGAGACAGCACTCCGCCAAGCA GGGTTGCCTGCTAGTTCGACAATCATTTTTTCACAACAATCCGTCAAACTTTGTTGACTTGGGTGGGGGTGTGATGGGGTGTAGAGGATTTCACTCCAGCTTTCGAGCCACACAGAGTGGGCTATCTCTGAATATTG ATGTTTCCACGACAATGATTGTGAAACCTGGCCCTGTTGTTGATTTCTTACTTGCCAACCAGAAGGTTGATCACCCGAACAGAATTGATTGGGGCAAG GCCAAGCGTGCACTCAAGAATTTAAGGATAAAAACAAGCCCAGCAAACACTGAGTACAAGATTGTTGGCTTGAGTGACCGCAATTGTCATGAACAGAT GTTCTCCCTGAAGCAAAGGAATGGTGGGAGTGGTGACCCTGAAGCAATAGAAATATCTGTCTATGATTACTTTGTGAAGAACAGAGGGATTGACTTGAGGTACTCTGGTGATTTCCCATGTATTAATGTGGGGAAACCAAACCGGCCAACCTATTTTCCCATTGAG CTATGCTCACTGGTGCCCTTGCAACGATATACCAAGTCTCTGAGTACCCTTCAAAGATCATCTCTTGTCGAGAAGTCTAGGCAGAAACCACTGGAAAGGATGTCGGTTTTAACTGAT GTACTAAAACGCAGCAGCTATGACACAGAGCCCATGCTAAGCGCATGTGGGATTTCTATAGCTCAAGGCTTTACACAAGTGGCTGGAAGGGTACTGCAGCCCCCCAAG CTCAAAGCTGGAAATGGCGAAGATATTTTCACTAGAAATGGGCGTTGGAATTTCAATAACAAG AGGCTTATTAGAGCATGCCACGTGGATAGATGGGCAGTGGTTAACTTCTCAGCTCGCTGCAACTGCAAAGATCTTGTCCGTGACCTCATCAAGTGTGGTGCCGCGAAGGGCATT AAAGTAGATGAACCTTTTGCTGTGTTTGAGGAGAATGGCCAAGTGAGACGTTCCCCTGCTCCAAGAAGGGTTGATGATATGTTTGAACAAGTGAAGACAAAGCTGCCTGGAGCACCTAGGTTTCTATTGTGCGTTCTTGCAGAGAGGAAAAACTCAGACGTTTATG GTCCATGGAAGAGAAAATGCCTTGCTGAGTTTGGGATTGTTACTCAATGTGTGGCCCCAACAAGGGTCAATGACCAATATCTGACAAATGTTCTGTTGAAGATTAATGCAAAG CTTGGTGGCATGAATTCCTTGCTGCAAATTGAAACAAGCCCTGCCATCCCTCTTGTATCAAAGGTGCCAACTATTATCCTGGGAATGGATGTGTCCCATGGCTCCCCTGGACAGTCTGATATACCGTCAATTGCAGCG GTTGTTAGTTCCCGTGAATGGCCTCTGGTCTCAAAATACAGGGCATCAGTGCGTTCTCAATCACCCAAGCTAGAAATGATAGATTCACTGTTTAAGCCACAAGGCAAAGAGGATGATGGCCTCATTAA GGAGTGCCTGGTTGACTTCTACACCAGCTCCGGAAAAAGAAAGCCAGAACAGATTATTATCTTCCG ggatggcgttagtgaaagCCAGTTTAATCAGGTTCTTAACATTGAGTTGGATCAGATAATCGAG GCATGCAAGTTCTTGGATGAAACTTGGAACCCAAAATTCACACTGATTGTTGCTCAGAAGAATCACCACACAAAGTTTTTCATGCCTGGAGCTCCTGACAACGTCCCTCCTG GCACTGTTGTGGATAATGCAGTCTGCCATCCAAGGAATTATGACTTCTACATGTGCGCTCACGCTGGAATGATA GGGACTACAAGGCCAACCCACTACCACATCCTGCATGATGAGATTCACTTCACCGCAGATGACCTGCAGGATCTTGTCCACTCCCTCTCCTATGTCTACCAGAGGAGCACAACAGCCATATCAGTTG TATCTCCGATCTGCTATGCTCATCTGGCTGCTGCTCAGGTGGCACAGTTCATCAAGTTCGATGAGATGTCTGAGACATCGTCGAGCCAGGGTGGCACCCATACCTCTGCTGGCAGCGCTCCAGTGCAGGAGCTGCCTCGCCTGCATGAGAAGGTCAAGAGCTCGATGTTCTTCTGCTGA